A genome region from Hevea brasiliensis isolate MT/VB/25A 57/8 chromosome 9, ASM3005281v1, whole genome shotgun sequence includes the following:
- the LOC110640586 gene encoding scarecrow-like protein 9 — MNSIVQDPSADAILRYINRTLLEEELEEESCCNLQPSTLHAAEKSFHDILGQKCLPSSNIYYAPPYQNQDLENQLTTCMFAANSSWMIRDVHEHESNSIIATPLPLGLQSYSSASFPPPGIISATEELQSIIGWRVETGEFHRYGKEMILDFANNRVTTVVAAKTTKGKRDIDDYEYDFFNPNIASENPPTSGILHQKGQSRGSNGEMTGGVKTRKLVDLSTLLIHCAEAVAGNDHKTAFELLMQIRKHSTPCGDGSQRLAHCFANALKARMVGSMSEAFAATKVPATCMLDAWKLLFSASPFLNISNFFAFHTIMEVAEKADRLHIIHFGVVYGFLWSFLIQHLSTRPGGPPVLRVTRIEIPEPVFDSSPKLEETGSYLASFCERLNVPFEYTAVSKKWEFIRFEDFKIDRDEMTIVTCLYRSRNLLDETTDHMDINCQRNDILSLIRRMNPSVFIHGIVNGGYNAPFFTTRFREALFYFSSLFDMLEANVSHNVPERMVLEQEIYAKRIFNVIACEGSERLERPETYKQWHLRNLRAGLRQLPLNQDIMQNMKEQVKLHYHKDFLMDEDGDWMVQGWKGRILFALSCWKSA, encoded by the coding sequence ATGAACTCAATCGTTCAAGAtccttcagctgatgctattctgAGGTACATCAACCGCACTCTTTTGGAGGAAGAGTTGGAGGAGGAAAGCTGCTGCAATTTACAACCCTCCACTCTTCATGCTGCTGAAAAATCCTTCCATGATATTCTTGGTCAGAAATGTCTCCCCTCCAGCAATATTTATTATGCACCTCCGTATCAAAATCAAGATCTAGAGAACCAGCTTACTACTTGCATGTTTGCTGCGAATTCTAGCTGGATGATTCGCGATGTTCATGAGCATGAATCCAACAGTATAATTGCTACGCCTTTGCCACTCGGTTTGCAGTCCTATTCATCCGCTTCTTTTCCTCCTCCAGGAATCATTTCTGCAACTGAGGAATTGCAGTCCATTATAGGATGGAGAGTGGAAACTGGGGAATTCCATCGGTATGGAAAAGAAATGATTCTTGATTTTGCAAACAATAGAGTGACTACTGTGGTGGCGGCTAAGACAACCAAAGGTAAAAGGGACATTGATGATTATGAGTATGATTTCTTTAACCCTAATATAGCTTCTGAAAATCCACCAACCAGCGGGATATTGCATCAGAAGGGACAATCAAGAGGATCTAATGGTGAAATGACTGGCGGGGTTAAAACCCGAAAATTGGTTGATCTCAGCACTCTTTTGATTCATTGTGCAGAAGCTGTAGCAGGTAACGATCACAAAACTGCGTTTGAACTACTAATGCAGATTAGGAAGCATTCTACCCCTTGTGGTGATGGATCCCAGAGGCTTGCCCATTGCTTTGCTAATGCTCTTAAGGCACGAATGGTTGGAAGTATGAGCGAGGCATTTGCTGCGACTAAGGTTCCAGCTACTTGCATGTTAGATGCTTGGAAGCTCCTTTTCTCAGCTTCCCCTTTCTTGAATATATCGAATTTCTTCGCATTCCATACCATTATGGAAGTTGCAGAGAAAGCAGATAGGCTCCACATCATACACTTTGGTGTTGTATATGGTTTCCTATGGTCCTTCCTAATCCAGCATCTCTCAACAAGACCTGGAGGGCCTCCTGTTCTTCGTGTTACAAGAATAGAAATCCCTGAACCTGTTTTTGATTCATCACCAAAGCTTGAGGAAACAGGAAGTTACTTAGCGAGTTTTTGTGAGAGACTTAATGTCCCGTTTGAGTATACTGCGGTATCGAAAAAATGGGAATTTATCCGATTTGAGGATTTCAAGATTGACAGAGACGAAATGACCATAGTCACGTGTTTATATCGGTCCAGGAACCTGCTTGATGAGACAACAGATCACATGGACATCAACTGCCAGAGGAATGACATTCTTAGCTTGATAAGGAGGATGAATCCAAGTGTCTTCATTCATGGGATAGTTAACGGGGGCTATAATGCTCCCTTCTTCACCACAAGATTTCGAGAGGCACTTTTCTATTTCTCATCGCTGTTTGATATGCTTGAAGCCAATGTATCCCACAATGTTCCGGAGAGGATGGTCCTTGAGCAAGAGATATACGCGAAGCGGATCTTCAATGTGATAGCTTGTGAAGGATCAGAGAGGCTTGAAAGGCCGGAGACATACAAGCAATGGCATCTTAGGAATTTGAGGGCCGGGCTGAGGCAGCTCCCATTGAACCAGGACATCATGCAAAATATGAAGGAACAAGTGAAGTTACATTACCATAAGGACTTTTTGATGGATGAAGATGGAGACTGGATGGTTCAGGGATGGAAAGGACGAATCCTGTTTGCTCTCTCTTGTTGGAAATCTGCCTAG